In Thermosynechococcus sichuanensis E542, a single genomic region encodes these proteins:
- a CDS encoding FAD-dependent thymidylate synthase, with product MQDGRVIADSISPAGVRLVTLQLTYPRFIHSEFLTHRVFSRNSASSRAVPVTKMMAQVEEDPVIPYHWGQNQRGMQARQESEHKEAAKEIWLKTRLAVLEGARQLHELGIHKQVVNRMLEPWMWMQTVVSSTEWENFLRLRNHPDAQPEMQALAKLIQHLLETHEPTPVAVGDWHLPYIDAHEREQYSLEECKYMAVARCARVSYYLRDGQRSDPASDLALYQRLAGAEPKHLSPLEHVAECMGDRQPYANFVGWRQLRYFEERKSANPRQ from the coding sequence ATGCAAGACGGGCGTGTAATTGCCGATTCAATTTCACCAGCAGGGGTGCGCTTGGTAACGCTGCAACTGACATATCCGCGTTTTATCCACAGTGAATTCCTCACCCATCGCGTGTTTTCCCGTAATTCCGCCAGTTCGCGGGCAGTGCCAGTCACAAAGATGATGGCGCAGGTGGAGGAGGATCCGGTCATTCCTTACCATTGGGGGCAAAATCAGCGCGGCATGCAGGCGCGCCAAGAAAGTGAACATAAAGAGGCGGCAAAGGAAATTTGGTTGAAAACTCGCCTAGCGGTTCTTGAGGGGGCACGCCAACTCCATGAACTAGGCATTCACAAGCAGGTGGTGAACCGTATGCTGGAGCCGTGGATGTGGATGCAAACGGTGGTGAGTAGCACGGAGTGGGAAAACTTTTTGCGCCTGCGCAACCACCCCGATGCTCAGCCCGAAATGCAAGCCTTGGCGAAGCTGATTCAGCATCTGCTGGAAACTCACGAACCGACACCCGTGGCTGTGGGGGATTGGCACCTTCCCTATATTGACGCCCATGAACGGGAACAATACAGTTTGGAGGAATGTAAGTATATGGCTGTGGCACGTTGTGCCCGAGTGTCCTACTATCTGCGGGATGGTCAACGCAGTGACCCCGCCTCTGATCTGGCACTGTATCAACGCTTGGCGGGGGCAGAACCAAAGCACCTGTCTCCCTTAGAACATGTGGCTGAATGTATGGGCGATCGCCAGCCCTATGCGAATTTTGTCGGTTGGCGACAACTGCGTTACTTTGAGGAGAGAAAATCAGCAAATCCTCGCCAATGA
- a CDS encoding MBL fold metallo-hydrolase, with protein sequence MIECLNYGVGHADEGVCIGLGIGTYRILLDCGVPSLDVLPLDEIEQHPFDLVLCSHAHADHAQSLLALHRRFPHIPIYASEVTTQLLPLNWPDETVPPFCRALPWRSPVEFGDGLTAELFPAGHLPGAAVFALTYQDPNTEQPPLSVVYTGDFFLSHTRFTEGLPLAELRGLQPDVLIIEASLGTARHPHRRQQENQLAERIRTAVDQGYNVLLPLPPLGTAQEILILLRSHHLFTGQPIQIWVTPAIARGCDAYLTVLPHLPTAIQNFAQHQSLFWDQRVKPQVQPLRSLAQIRGEAPTIVLVEEDQDLRPYVAQGRRPWLVLYPRLRYGQPFRGIDPDLARLPNVEVDTFLLSLHADGPATTQLIHNIRPQHVVLIHGDPNYLADLASLNELSNRYHLHTPTSGSTIQFPIGQLTLSTPSSLVQLAYEGEVSEWNDEAMIRLPASITTDPRWRRLADTGFVLASWQGEQLLIRGMTPKEVLGGASVPIAPDQESCFNCQFYRGQRCWNEASALYNFKVAPEGYCPAFERAETQPEPES encoded by the coding sequence ATGATCGAGTGCCTCAACTATGGGGTGGGTCACGCCGATGAGGGGGTGTGCATTGGCTTAGGAATTGGCACCTATCGGATTTTGCTGGACTGTGGGGTGCCGTCCCTTGATGTTTTGCCCCTGGATGAAATTGAACAGCATCCCTTTGACCTAGTGCTCTGTAGCCATGCCCACGCGGATCATGCCCAGAGTCTGTTGGCACTCCATCGCCGCTTTCCCCACATTCCCATCTATGCCAGTGAGGTGACAACGCAGCTTTTGCCCCTCAATTGGCCGGATGAAACGGTACCCCCTTTTTGCCGCGCCTTGCCTTGGCGATCGCCCGTTGAGTTTGGGGATGGCCTGACGGCCGAACTCTTTCCTGCGGGACATTTACCGGGAGCCGCTGTTTTTGCCCTTACCTACCAAGACCCCAACACAGAGCAACCGCCCCTGAGCGTCGTCTATACCGGGGATTTTTTCCTGTCCCATACTCGCTTTACGGAAGGACTGCCCCTTGCGGAGCTGCGGGGATTGCAGCCGGATGTGCTGATCATTGAGGCAAGCCTAGGTACGGCGCGTCATCCCCACCGCCGTCAACAGGAAAACCAACTGGCAGAACGCATCCGCACGGCGGTGGATCAAGGCTACAATGTGCTACTGCCGCTGCCGCCCCTCGGTACCGCTCAAGAAATTCTCATCCTGCTGCGCAGTCATCATCTTTTTACGGGACAGCCGATTCAAATTTGGGTCACGCCAGCGATCGCTCGCGGCTGTGATGCCTACCTCACGGTTTTGCCCCATTTACCCACGGCCATTCAAAATTTTGCCCAACACCAGTCTCTCTTTTGGGATCAGCGGGTCAAACCCCAAGTGCAGCCCTTGCGCAGTTTGGCGCAAATTCGAGGCGAAGCCCCCACCATTGTCCTTGTGGAGGAGGATCAAGACCTGCGTCCCTACGTGGCTCAGGGGAGACGGCCTTGGCTGGTGCTCTATCCGCGTCTGCGCTATGGTCAGCCCTTTCGGGGCATAGACCCTGACTTGGCCAGATTACCCAATGTGGAAGTGGATACGTTTTTACTCTCCCTCCATGCCGATGGCCCTGCGACGACGCAACTGATTCACAATATTCGCCCACAGCATGTGGTGCTGATCCACGGCGACCCCAACTACCTTGCCGATTTAGCCAGCCTGAATGAATTGAGCAACCGCTACCATCTGCACACCCCCACCAGTGGCTCGACGATTCAATTTCCCATTGGCCAACTGACGCTTTCGACGCCAAGTTCATTGGTGCAACTGGCCTATGAGGGGGAGGTGAGTGAGTGGAACGATGAAGCGATGATTCGCCTACCCGCGTCTATTACCACGGATCCGCGTTGGCGACGGTTGGCGGATACCGGTTTTGTCCTTGCCTCATGGCAGGGAGAGCAACTGCTGATTCGCGGTATGACCCCCAAGGAAGTGCTGGGTGGAGCATCGGTTCCGATCGCCCCCGATCAGGAGAGCTGTTTTAATTGCCAGTTTTATCGGGGTCAGCGCTGCTGGAATGAGGCTTCTGCGCTCTACAACTTCAAAGTGGCACCGGAGGGCTATTGTCCAGCTTTTGAGCGGGCAGAAACACAACCGGAACCGGAAAGCTAG
- a CDS encoding PP2C family protein-serine/threonine phosphatase → MSGDRQPYQILVIDDDPTTRLLLRKTLKDLGYQVSVASHGREGIAIATAEKPALIICDWMMPELDGLEVCRQIKQDQELSRSFFVLLTAKGELEDRIQGLDAGADEFLSKPIDPNELRARIQAGLRLYQLNQDLLKQKQLLEAELHEAADYVRSLLPAPQEAPCKINYYFLPSSQLGGDCFDFFWVGDRYLVLYILDVSGHGLGAALPSVSVLNLLRSTTREQTSGTFDYLHPAQVLEALNNGFQMTDQHEKYFTIWYGVYDRQRRQLTYASGGHPPALLLAPEADGWQATLLKTPGIPIGMFADMAFTQATIEVPPSTVLYLFSDGIYEFETTANRVWGLEAFRELLMAAHTQDPVPALPQLIAQVQRHAAPDAFGSDDVSLVQVAFPAA, encoded by the coding sequence ATGAGTGGCGATCGCCAGCCCTATCAAATTCTGGTTATTGATGATGATCCCACTACCCGACTCCTGCTGCGGAAAACGCTAAAGGATCTGGGCTATCAAGTCTCTGTGGCGAGTCATGGCCGCGAGGGAATTGCGATCGCGACTGCTGAAAAACCCGCCCTGATCATCTGCGACTGGATGATGCCCGAACTCGATGGCCTAGAGGTGTGTCGTCAAATCAAGCAGGATCAGGAACTCTCCCGCAGTTTTTTTGTGCTGCTCACCGCCAAGGGGGAACTGGAGGATCGCATTCAGGGCTTGGATGCGGGTGCGGATGAATTCTTATCAAAGCCCATTGACCCCAATGAACTGCGGGCACGAATTCAGGCGGGTCTGCGCCTTTATCAACTCAACCAAGATCTGCTCAAGCAAAAGCAACTGCTTGAGGCGGAACTTCACGAGGCCGCTGATTATGTGCGATCGCTCTTGCCGGCTCCCCAAGAAGCCCCCTGCAAAATCAACTACTATTTCTTGCCGTCGAGTCAGTTGGGCGGCGATTGCTTTGATTTTTTTTGGGTGGGCGATCGCTATTTAGTGCTCTACATTCTTGATGTGTCAGGCCATGGCTTGGGGGCTGCTCTGCCTTCGGTCTCTGTCTTGAACCTGCTGCGGAGCACAACGCGGGAGCAAACCAGCGGCACGTTTGATTATCTGCACCCTGCCCAAGTCCTCGAAGCCCTCAACAATGGCTTTCAAATGACGGATCAGCACGAGAAGTATTTCACGATTTGGTACGGCGTGTACGATCGCCAAAGGCGGCAGTTGACCTATGCCAGTGGTGGGCACCCGCCGGCACTCCTCCTCGCCCCTGAGGCTGATGGATGGCAAGCTACCCTCCTCAAGACACCGGGCATTCCCATTGGCATGTTTGCTGACATGGCCTTTACCCAAGCCACGATTGAAGTTCCCCCTTCGACAGTTCTCTACCTCTTTAGTGACGGCATCTATGAGTTTGAAACAACCGCCAATCGGGTTTGGGGTCTCGAAGCCTTTAGGGAGTTGCTCATGGCTGCCCACACCCAAGACCCCGTGCCTGCGTTGCCCCAGTTGATTGCCCAAGTGCAGCGCCATGCAGCGCCCGATGCCTTTGGCAGTGACGATGTTTCATTGGTGCAAGTGGCCTTTCCAGCGGCCTAA
- a CDS encoding ABC transporter permease: MTPWQTLRRNPLVMFSLGVLLTLYLLAIAADFIAPYSPYAFQVDGALLPPTRIYWRTPEGEWIGPHVYPTRLGPVSLETGERPLIVDWDEPSPIRLFVKGSPYRFLEITLPLPTRWSLRNPQIEPRTIFAGFPSDRHLFGTVGKGYLNLLGTDDQGRDQLSRLLFGARISLSIGLVGVAIAFPIGILVGAISGYFGGWIDAVLMRGVEVLMTLPTIYLLVALAAVLPVGLSSGERFLLITVITSFVSWAGLARVIRGQVLGIKEMAFVQAAQVMGGRSLYIIVRHIIPQTATYVIIAATLSIPSFIVAESVLSLIGLGIQQPDPSWGNMLSLATNASILVLQPWLVWAPATLIVLTVLCFNIVGDGLRDALDPKRIQK, translated from the coding sequence ATGACCCCTTGGCAAACGTTGCGGCGCAATCCTTTGGTGATGTTTAGTTTGGGGGTGTTGCTGACGTTGTACCTGCTGGCGATCGCCGCTGATTTTATTGCCCCCTATAGCCCCTATGCCTTTCAAGTGGATGGTGCCCTGCTGCCCCCCACCCGCATCTATTGGCGTACTCCCGAGGGTGAGTGGATTGGCCCCCATGTCTATCCCACCCGCTTAGGTCCGGTGAGCTTAGAAACCGGGGAACGACCTCTGATTGTGGACTGGGACGAGCCTTCGCCAATTCGCCTTTTTGTCAAGGGCAGCCCCTATCGCTTCTTGGAAATTACCCTGCCGCTGCCGACTCGCTGGAGTCTGAGGAATCCCCAAATTGAACCGCGCACTATTTTTGCGGGGTTTCCCAGCGATCGCCATCTCTTTGGCACGGTGGGCAAGGGCTATCTGAATCTGTTGGGAACGGATGATCAAGGACGCGATCAGTTAAGCCGGCTGCTCTTTGGTGCCCGCATTAGCCTCAGTATTGGCCTTGTGGGGGTGGCGATCGCCTTTCCGATTGGCATTCTCGTGGGGGCGATTTCCGGCTACTTTGGCGGCTGGATTGATGCAGTCTTGATGCGGGGTGTTGAGGTGCTAATGACACTGCCGACCATCTATCTGCTGGTGGCGCTAGCAGCAGTACTTCCCGTAGGACTCAGTAGTGGCGAACGATTCCTGCTGATTACTGTGATCACATCCTTTGTGAGTTGGGCAGGGCTAGCACGGGTGATTCGCGGTCAGGTGCTGGGCATCAAAGAAATGGCCTTTGTCCAAGCAGCGCAGGTCATGGGGGGGCGATCGCTCTACATTATTGTGCGGCACATTATTCCCCAAACAGCGACCTACGTGATTATTGCCGCAACCCTCTCGATTCCTAGCTTTATTGTGGCGGAGTCGGTGCTCAGTCTCATTGGTCTAGGGATTCAGCAGCCGGATCCCTCTTGGGGCAATATGCTCTCTTTGGCAACCAATGCCTCAATCTTAGTCTTGCAGCCGTGGTTAGTTTGGGCACCAGCCACACTAATTGTGCTGACGGTGCTGTGTTTCAACATTGTCGGCGATGGCCTGCGGGATGCCCTTGATCCCAAGCGGATACAAAAATAG
- a CDS encoding AbrB family transcriptional regulator, producing the protein MEKPKPLTGKALLQRLSELGSASRKEAAKLCGYYRVTKSGEVRVNLGKFYEAVLAAGGLAVQSSEKSEKEANGQSGRGRSPSYRVKVHQNGQIVIGSAYTKAMNLKPGDTFKIKRGYKHIHLYLIDPEEVDDNPTE; encoded by the coding sequence ATGGAAAAACCGAAGCCCCTAACTGGTAAAGCACTTTTACAGCGCTTAAGTGAACTGGGTTCTGCATCCCGTAAAGAAGCTGCAAAGCTTTGTGGCTACTATCGCGTCACAAAATCCGGTGAGGTGCGTGTCAACTTAGGGAAATTTTATGAAGCGGTGCTCGCTGCTGGGGGACTGGCCGTACAGTCATCGGAAAAATCGGAAAAAGAAGCCAATGGTCAATCAGGACGGGGGCGATCGCCCTCCTATCGGGTGAAAGTGCACCAAAATGGTCAGATTGTCATTGGTTCTGCCTATACCAAAGCGATGAACCTAAAACCGGGGGATACCTTCAAAATTAAGCGGGGGTACAAACATATTCATCTCTATCTCATCGATCCAGAAGAAGTGGATGATAATCCCACAGAGTAA